In Drosophila innubila isolate TH190305 chromosome 2R unlocalized genomic scaffold, UK_Dinn_1.0 1_C_2R, whole genome shotgun sequence, the following are encoded in one genomic region:
- the LOC117785899 gene encoding striatin homolog encodes MDFIDDFIEEYKSNPCLWKADSVDFRNRTRRQEAYMRLIAVATRHGELYNVERTKQKINNLRCAFRHQLRKYNEVKKKGEKYEPYCPKRRYFESLMFLKDEEIPEKKSKQTDNLPLQQNTDNTVVQQEAYEEFSDAESLPKQMKNNDNNKLSPSTSANEFCANLFEEVEVDPIISIQSVNSSSNNNNQNQTSSGSTTIKDTDGILPTSDNSTISDRRKSVNTSITSTLNDKVSNSTADHISELNRDKQITTRHKYIKSNRKRSLSGSSQLSDTEAPPTGKCRAGISNIDFERLFQLAFKNADNQLDDHFTNFGKIIAHKLRSMDNAQAIYAEKIIADVLYQGQMKMLSTLSITQFLSVDNTTVYVESHTK; translated from the coding sequence ATGGATTTCATTGACGACTTCATTGAAGAATACAAGAGCAATCCCTGCTTGTGGAAAGCCGATTCAGTTGATTTTAGGAATCGGACCAGACGACAAGAAGCGTATATGAGGCTTATTGCTGTGGCGACTCGACATGGAGAACTGTACAATGTTGAAAGAACTAAGCAAAAGATTAACAATCTGAGGTGTGCATTTCGTCATCAACTGCGAAAATATAACGAAGTTAAGAAAAAGGGAGAGAAGTATGAGCCGTACTGTCCAAAGCGAAGATATTTCGAATCTCTCATGTTTTTAAAGGACGAAGAAATTCCTGAAAAGAAATCAAAGCAGACTGATAATCTACCTTTACAACAAAATACAGATAACACTGTAGTGCAGCAAGAAGCATATGAGGAATTTTCAGATGCCGAAAGCTTGCcgaagcaaatgaaaaataatgataataacaaattatctCCTAGCACAAGCGCTAACGAATTCTGTgccaatttatttgaagaagTTGAGGTTGATCCAATTATCAGTATTCAATCAgtaaacagcagcagcaacaacaacaaccagaaccAGACATCGAGCGGCAGTACCACAATAAAGGACACTGACGGTATATTGCCGACATCCGATAACAGCACTATATCTGACAGAAGAAAATCAGTAAATACCTCAATTACAAGCACTTTGAACGACAAAGTGAGCAACTCAACAGCTGATCATATATCTGAGTTAAATCGAGACAAACAGATTACCACCCGTCATAAATACATCAAGAGCAATAGAAAAAGATCATTATCGGGATCATCGCAACTGTCAGACACAGAAGCTCCTCCCACAGGAAAATGCAGGGCCGGCATTTCAAACATTGATTTCGAGCGACTTTTTCAATTGGCGTTCAAAAATGCAGACAATCAGTTGGATGATCATTTTACAAATTTCGGGAAAATAATTGCTCACAAATTGAGATCAATGGACAATGCACAAGCAATATATGCGGAGAAAATCATAGCCGATGTTCTCTATCAGGGCCAGATGAAAATGCTATCTACATTAAGTATAACTCAGTTCTTAAGCGTAGATAATACAACCGTCTATGTAGAAAGTCATACTAAAtga
- the LOC117785903 gene encoding nuclear nucleic acid-binding protein C1D — translation MAETQDSINRSQSSASFCEQMQNDQIFGVLQKFSANLDNLEKDLDCAVLAHGDPTLSTDEQIKLDTYLAYANSTLFWMYLRLNGSDLSKHYILHDLRRAKEMLAREKEINDSLAAPRLDIAASKRFIAAGMHTRFIDADEEKRPGSTK, via the exons ATGGCTGAGACGCAAGATTCAATCAACAGATCACAGAGCTCTGCTTCCTTTTGTGAACAAATGCAAAACGATCAAATATTTGgtgttttacaaaaattttcgGCTAATCTAGATAATTTGGAAAAAGACTTGGATTGTGCAGTATTAGCACACGGTGACCCAACATTAAGCACTGATGAGCAGATTAAACTAGATACTTATTTGGCTTATGCAAATAGCACGCTGTTTTGGATGTATTTGAGACTGAATGGATCCGATTTGTCTAAG CACTACATTTTACACGATTTACGTCGAGCCAAGGAGATGCTAGCTCGCGAAAAGGAAATAAATGATTCATTAGCGGCACCACGTTTGGATATCGCTGCTAGTAAGCGCTTTATTGCTGCAGGAATGCATACACGCTTCATAGATGCGGATGAAGAGAAACGTCCGGGCAGTACAAAGTAA